In Silene latifolia isolate original U9 population chromosome X, ASM4854445v1, whole genome shotgun sequence, the following proteins share a genomic window:
- the LOC141618429 gene encoding uncharacterized protein LOC141618429 gives MLSMASSSSFLFNTLTNTPKHSTFLLFPTTKPNFPQNPFQFSKNPSFAHKNLNFSSPKRYSFIPKSTDSDSEAETSDEISSATTTTTTTEDEWLSKLPDKKKPLYAHSLPCIEAWLKNLGFYQSRDDRAVWFVEKPDWHAQLSLDVTDLYIRYLKNGPGNLEKDMERRFSYALSREDIENAVLGGP, from the exons ATGTTATCCATggcttcctcttcttcattcttgTTCAACACTCTCACCAATACTCCAAAACACTCAACCTTTCTTCTATTTCCCACAACCAAACCCAATTTCCCCCAAAACCCATTTCAATTCTCAAAAAACCCATCATTTGCCCACAAAAATCTCAACTTTTCATCCCCAAAAAGATATTCTTTCATACCAAAATCAACAGATTCAGACTCAGAAGCAGAAACATCAGATGAAATCTCttctgcaacaacaacaacaactacaacaGAAGATGAATGGCTTAGCAAATTACCTGATAAAAAGAAGCCTTTATATGCTCACAGTTTGCCTTGTATTGAAGCATGGTTAAAAAATTTAGGTTTTTATCAGAGTAGAGATGATAGAGCTGTTTGGTTTGTTGAAAAACCTGATTGGCATGCTCAACTTTCCCTTGATGTTACTGATCTTTATATCAG ATATTTAAAGAATGGACCTGGAAATCTGGAGAAGGATATGGAGAGGAGATTCAGTTATGCACTGAGTAGAGAAGACATTGAGAATGCTGTGCTTGGAGGACCATAA
- the LOC141618423 gene encoding ABC transporter C family member 10-like, translating to MFMQDLQVGAELNTGEMVMDDLWSLFCGNSECSNEACTNGFSSVSHPDSCVNHFVTLAFDVLLLALVLCCMICRTFSKKVNACISALQICSAVYNGILGLVYIGLGICVFEEKLKIDHSFSPVHWWVLLLFQGLVWLLMVLTSSLGKTHLSQISLRILSIFTFLSTGTLSFFALASIVNHRRATLKVTLDILSFLGAGFLLLSTYKEYKEEASYEIANGSSTLYTALNGEDDSIIKDDSDVQFIPYSKAGLFSKISFWWLNPLIALGKEKTLSDEDMPKLHKFDGAESCYIQFIDQLIKEKDQETSLQSALLWTIIACHQKEILISGIFALISILTLSVGPLLINSFIKVSMGKEAFRYEGYVLAILLFFLKIMESLSRRQWYFRTRVIGVKVKALLTALIYKKQLRLSSDARKTHSGGEIMSNVTVDAHRIGELPFWFHQIWTTALQICIALAILINLVGLATIASLVVLILTVLCNIPLSKLQHNFQTTQMVAQDERLKACSEALVNMKVLKFYAWETHFKNTIEGLRSKEYKWLLRVHLGLVCQIFLFWTAPIPISGATFAACYFLGVPLYASNVFTFLATLRLLQEPIVAISDVLNAVIQATVAFTRISRFLEASEVEHGNKNDISSVDHAIRLNSVNLSWEINQTKPTLRNISLEVQPGAKVAICGEVSSGKSTLLAAILGEVPYKEGTVEVNGRIAYVSQTAWIQSGTIRDNILFGCAMDEVRYQETLHRCSLVKDLELLPFGDLTEIGERGVNLSGGQKQRIQLARALYRDADIYLLDDPFSAVDAHTATNLFKEYVIEALSEKTVILVTHQVDFLPAFQCCLLMSDGGILQAGHYKELLASTSEFSDLVNAHKKTAGTERLAEVGTFERETCPDEKAKTHAPEASNGDQLIKKEERNVGDTGFKSYRTYLKNNKSYLYLICVVIFQLIFVMGQIAQNYWMASNVDNPHISPPKLIVVYLSIGICSVVFVLFRTLAIVIIGMKSSESLFSELLNSLFRAPMSFYDSTPLGRILSRVTSDMNIVDLDVCYNILSVISPTIIASANLGLLATITPQVLFVYIPVIYMIIWVQRYYLATAKELMRIQGTTKSQVANHLAESISGAMTIRAFGEEDRFFAKNLNLVDRNSSPFLHNFAASEWLIQRVETLNAIVLSSVALCMVLLPPSTIRAGFVGMAFTYGLSLNNTMVYGIQCQCIFANNIVSVERLNQYMHLPSEAPEVVEDRRPPKNWPIIGRVEICDLQMRYREGAPLVLRGISCTFEGGDRIGIVGRTGSGKTTLIGALFRLVEPTQGKILVDGIDISQIGLHDLRSRLGIIPQDPTLFNGSVRFNLDPLCKHTDEEIWEVLGKCQLKESVQERFQGLDSTVSEDGSNWSMGQRQLFCLGRALLRKSRVLVLDEATASVDNATDMILQKTIRTEFCDCTVITVAHRIPTVMDSTKVLAMSDGKVVEFDEPMKLMKQEGSLFGQLVKEYWSHINSAELQ from the exons ATGTTCATGCAGGATTTGCAGGTGGGCGCTGAGCTGAATACTGGTGAAATGGTGATGGATGATCTGTGGAGTTTGTTCTGTGGGAACTCGGAATGCTCAAATGAGGCCTGTACTAACGGGTTTTCATCGGTCAGTCATCCCGATTCATGTGTCAACCATTTTGTAACATTAGCATTTGATGTATTGCTTCTGGCATTGGTTTTATGTTGCATGATTTGCAGAACTTTCTCTAAGAAAGTTAATGCATGCATATCTGCTCTGCAAATATGTTCAGCAGTGTATAATGGTATTTTGGGATTAGTTTACATAGGCTTAGGAATTTGTGTTTTCGAGGAGAAGTTGAAAATCGACCATTCTTTTTCGCCAGTTCATTGGTGGGTTCTGCTTCTGTTTCAAGGACTCGTATGGTTGTTGATGGTATTAACATCAAGCCTTGGAAAAACACATCTCTCACAAATTTCCTTAAGAATTCTGTCTATCTTCACTTTCCTGTCTACTGGAACTTTATCCTTTTTCGCGCTCGCTTCCATAGTTAACCATAGAAGAGCAACACTTAAGGTTACTCTAGATATTCTGTCTTTCCTAGGAgcaggtttcctcctgctgagtACTTACAAGGAGTACAAAGAAGAAGCAAGTTACGAGATTGCTAATGGAAGTAGTACCCTTTACACGGCTCTAAATGGTGAGGATGACAGCATCATCAAAGATGATTCTGATGTCCAATTTATTCCATATTCCAAAGCCGGTTTGTTCAGTAAGATATCCTTCTGGTGGTTGAACCCTTTGATAGCATTGGGTAAGGAGAAGACGCTTTCGGACGAGGACAtgccaaaattacataaatttgaTGGAGCAGAATCCTGTTACATACAATTTATTGACCAACTCATCAAAGAGAAAGATCAAGAAACATCATTACAATCTGCACTTCTTTGGACAATCATTGCGTGCCATCAGAAAGAGATTTTGATTTCCGGGATCTTTGCCTTAATTAGTATCCTCACTCTATCTGTTGGACCTCTactaattaattccttcattaaAGTTTCCATGGGCAAAGAAGCTTTCAGGTACGAAGGTTATGTTTTGGCTATATTGCTCTTCTTTCTGAAGATCATGGAATCTTTGTCACGAAGACAGTGGTACTTCCGCACCAGAGTAATAGGCGTTAAAGTGAAGGCTTTACTTACAGCCTTGATTTACAAGAAGCAGCTAAGACTATCAAGTGATGCTAGGAAAACCCATTCCGGTGGTGAGATAATGAGTAATGTCACAGTTGACGCTCACAGAATTGGTGAATTACCTTTCTGGTTTCACCAGATTTGGACCACCGCCCTCCAGATTTGCATTGCATTAGCAATTCTGATAAATTTGGTGGGACTTGCAACCATTGCATCGCTAGTAGTGCTTATTTTAACAGTGCTTTGTAACATTCCCCTGTCAAAATTACAGCACAACTTCCAGACTACGCAGATGGTTGCGCAAGATGAGCGCCTGAAAGCTTGTTCTGAAGCTCTGGTAAACATGAAAGTACTCAAGTTTTATGCGTGGGAGACTCACTTCAAGAACACGATTGAAGGTTTGAGGAGTAAGGAGTATAAATGGTTACTAAGAGTGCATTTGGGATTAGTTTGCCAAATTTTCCTCTTTTGGACAGCTCCAATACCGATTTCTGGTGCTACATTTGCAGCTTGCTATTTCCTCGGAGTCCCACTATATGCCAGTAATGTATTCACTTTTCTTGCAACACTGCGCCTGTTGCAAGAACCTATAGTCGCTATTTCAGATGTCCTTAATGCAGTAATTCAAGCAACAGTTGCTTTTACTAGAATTTCCAGGTTTCTTGAGGCATCAGAAGTAGAGCACGGAAATAAAAACGATATTAGTAGCGTCGACCATGCCATTCGATTGAATTCTGTGAATCTTTCCTGGGAAATTAATCAAACAAAGCCGACACTGAGAAATATATCTCTAGAAGTTCAGCCAGGTGCCAAGGTAGCAATATGTGGAGAAGTTAGCTCAGGCAAGTCAACATTATTAGCAGCAATCCTTGGAGAAGTGCCATATAAAGAGGGAACT GTGGAGGTCAATGGGAGAATAGCTTATGTTTCTCAGACAGCTTGGATCCAGTCGGGGACAATACGTGACAATATACTTTTTGGCTGTGCCATGGATGAAGTTAGGTACCAAGAAACGCTTCATAGGTGTTCATTGGTGAAGGACCTTGAGCTTCTTCCTTTCGGCGACTTGACTGAAATAGGAGAAAGAGGGGTAAATTTGAGTGGAGGCCAGAAGCAACGAATTCAACTAGCTCGAGCATTGTACAGAGATGCTGATATATATCTTCTGGATGATCCGTTCAGCGCTGTAGATGCACATACCGCAACTAACCTATTCAAA GAATATGTCATAGAAGCTCTATCTGAAAAGACTGTGATACTTGTCACCCACCAAGTTGACTTTCTTCCTGCATTTCAATGTTGTCTG CTAATGTCAGACGGCGGAATCCTGCAAGCAGGACATTATAAAGAGTTATTAGCTTCGACATCAGAATTTTCAGACCTTGTAAACGCACACAAAAAGACTGCAGGTACTGAAAGGCTAGCTGAGGTTGGCACATTTGAAAGAGAAACCTGTCCTGATGAAAAGGCCAAGACTCATGCTCCTGAAGCATCTAACGGAGACCAGTTGATCAAAAAAGAAGAAAGGAACGTAGGGGACACTGGTTTTAAGTCATACAGGACGTACCTgaaaaataacaagagttatttgtacctaatatgcgttgtcaTCTTTCAACTAATTTTTGTCATGGGTCAAATAGCACAGAACTACTGGATGGCCTCAAATGTAGATAATCCTCATATCAGTCCACCGAAACTGATTGTGGTATACCTCAGTATAGGAATCTGCTCAGTAGTATTTGTCCTCTTCAGAACTCTTGCTATAGTTATAATAGGGATGAAATCATCAGAATCTTTATTTTCTGAGCTACTGAATTCTCTTTTTCGAGCTCCGATGTCTTTCTATGACTCCACACCTCTTGGAAGGATTCTAAGTCGG GTCACTTCTGACATGAACATTGTCGATCTTGATGTCtgttataacattctaagtgtcaTTTCGCCTACTATCATTGCATCTGCAAATCTAGGACTATTGGCTACCATTACTCCGCAAGTTTTGTTTGTCTATATACCGGTCATTTACATGATAATATGGGTGCAG AGATACTACCTAGCAACTGCAAAGGAACTTATGAGAATCCAGGGTACAACAAAGTCCCAAGTTGCGAACCATTTGGCGGAATCTATATCTGGGGCCATGACAATAAGAGCTTTCGGGGAGGAAGATCGGTTTTTTGCCAAAAATCTAAATCTCGTAGACCGAAATTCAAGCCCCTTCTTGCACAATTTTGCAGCTAGTGAATGGCTTATTCAGAGGGTGGAGACCCTAAATGCTATTGTACTCTCATCAGTTGCCTTGTGCATGGTTTTGCTGCCACCCTCGACTATTCGCGCTG GATTTGTAGGGATGGCCTTCACATATGGTCTTTCATTAAACAACACCATGGTTTATGGAATCCAATGCCAATGTATTTTCGCTAATAATATAGTTTCTGTTGAGAGGCTAAATCAGTACATGCACTTGCCTAGTGAAGCTCCTGAAGTCGTTGAAGATCGCAGGCCTCCAAAGAACTGGCCAATTATTGGCAGAGTCGAGATATGTGATCTGCAG ATGAGATATAGGGAAGGTGCGCCACTGGTTCTTCGAGGAATCAGTTGCACGTTTGAAGGTGGAGACAGAATAGGAATTGTTGGTAGAACCGGTAGCGGAAAGACTACCTTGATAGGGGCCTTGTTTCGTTTAGTGGAACCCACTCAGGGAAAGATACTTGTCGATGGGATCGATATATCCCAAATAGGCCTGCATGACCTAAGGTCACGGCTTGGTATCATCCCTCAAGATCCTACTCTCTTCAATGGCAGTGTTAGATTTAACTTGGATCCATTATGTAAGCACACTGATGAAGAAATCTGGGAG GTTCTTGGCAAATGTCAGCTGAAAGAATCAGTGCAAGAGAGATTTCAGGGGTTAGATTCTACAG TTTCGGAGGATGGATCTAATTGGAGCATGGGACAAAGACAACTATTCTGTCTAGGCCGCGCTTTGCTGCGAAAAAGCAGAGTACTGGTGCTTGATGAAGCTACTGCATCTGTTGATAATGCAACCGACATGATCCTTCAGAAAACGATTCGGACAGAATTTTGTGACTGCACTGTGATCACTGTTGCCCACAGAATTCCAACTGTCATGGATAGCACAAAGGTTCTTGCCATGAGTGATG GGAAAGTGGTGGAGTTTGATGAGCCAATGAAGCTAATGAAACAGGAAGGTTCTCTATTTGGCCAACTTGTTAAGGAATATTGGTCTCACATCAATTCTGCAGAGCTACAATAA